In Dunckerocampus dactyliophorus isolate RoL2022-P2 chromosome 14, RoL_Ddac_1.1, whole genome shotgun sequence, one DNA window encodes the following:
- the gpr137ba gene encoding G protein-coupled receptor 137Ba isoform X2: MEAPVEEREPPPMANSFPLPTLTPAVPPYVTLGLTVVYSAFYSLLFIFIYVQLWLVLRYRHKRFSYQTVFLFLCLLWSALRTVLFSFYFKNFVTANTLGPFPFWLLYCFPVCLQFFTLSLMNLYFAQVVFKAKSKYAPELLRLPLYLVFLSMSLVFLAVNLVCAMLVRTSSADARTVVLVRVAINDTLFVLCAVSLSLCLYKIAKMSLANIYLESKGTSVCQVTAIGAIVILLYTSRACYNLVVLGLSNKSINSFDYDWYNVSDQVCVFFQADLQSTLGDTGYVVFGVVLFVWELFPTSLVVFFFRVRQPDLDRSGSGLPGHVFSSRAYFFDNPRRYDSDDDLAWSVMPQNIQASLAADSYEWGSQSSSISAYIGGDDIYHLPLPPEELSHY, from the exons ATGGAGGCCCCGGTGGAGGAGAGAGAACCGCCGCCGATGGCCAACTCTTTCCCTCTGCCCACTCTCACGCCAGCCGTGCCCCCTTACGTGACCCTGGGTCTGACGGTGGTCTACAGCGCCTTCTACTCGCTGCTCTTTATCTTCATCTACGTCCAGCTCTGGTTGGTGCTGCGGTATCGACACAAACGCTTCAGCTACCAGACagtgttcctgttcctgtgccTGCTGTGGTCGGCCCTGCGCACGGTGCTCTTCTCCTTCTACTTCAAGAACTTTGTGACGGCCAACACTTTGGGGCCTTTTCCGTTCTGGCTGCTCTACTGCTTCCCTGTGTGCCTGCAGTTCTTCACACTCAGCCTCATGAACCTGTACTTTGCACAG GTTGTGTTCAAGGCCAAGTCTAAATATGCACCGGAGCTCCTGAG GCTGCCACTGTACCTGGTCTTCCTGTCCATGAGCCTGGTGTTTTTAGCCGTCAACCTGGTGTGTGCCATGCTGGTGAGGACGTCATCTGCAGATGCTCGCACGGTGGTGCTGGTGAGGGTGGCCATCAACGACACCCTCTTTGTCCTGTGCGCTGTGTCGCTCTCACTGTGTCTCTACAAGATTGCCAAGATGTCCCTGGCCAACATTTATCTGGAATCCAAG GGGACGTCAGTGTGCCAGGTAACCGCTATAGGGGCCATAGTCATCCTCCTGTACACATCCAGGGCCTGCTACAATCTGGTCGTCCTGGGACTCTCAAACAAGAGTATCAACTCCTTTGACTACGACTGGTACAACGTTTCCGACCAG gtttgtgttttctttcaggCAGATTTACAGTCCACCCTGGGTGACACCGGCTATGTCGTCTTCGGGGTGGTCTTATTCGTATGGGAGCTGTTCCCCACTTCCCTTGTGGTGTTCTTCTTCAGAGTGCGCCAGCCCGACCTCGACAGG AGTGGCTCTGGGCTTCCCGGCCACGTCTTCTCCTCCAGGGCTTATTTCTTCGACAATCCTCGGCGTTACGACAGCGACGATGACCTAGCATGGAGTGTCATGCCTCAAAACATCCAagccag TTTGGCTGCCGACAGCTACGAGTGGGGGAGCCAGAGCAGCAGCATCAGCGCTTACATCGGAGGGGACGACATTTACCACCTCCCCCTTCCTCCAGAGGAGCTCAGCCACTACTGA
- the gpr137ba gene encoding G protein-coupled receptor 137Ba isoform X1: MEAPVEEREPPPMANSFPLPTLTPAVPPYVTLGLTVVYSAFYSLLFIFIYVQLWLVLRYRHKRFSYQTVFLFLCLLWSALRTVLFSFYFKNFVTANTLGPFPFWLLYCFPVCLQFFTLSLMNLYFAQVVFKAKSKYAPELLRYRLPLYLVFLSMSLVFLAVNLVCAMLVRTSSADARTVVLVRVAINDTLFVLCAVSLSLCLYKIAKMSLANIYLESKGTSVCQVTAIGAIVILLYTSRACYNLVVLGLSNKSINSFDYDWYNVSDQVCVFFQADLQSTLGDTGYVVFGVVLFVWELFPTSLVVFFFRVRQPDLDRSGSGLPGHVFSSRAYFFDNPRRYDSDDDLAWSVMPQNIQASLAADSYEWGSQSSSISAYIGGDDIYHLPLPPEELSHY; the protein is encoded by the exons ATGGAGGCCCCGGTGGAGGAGAGAGAACCGCCGCCGATGGCCAACTCTTTCCCTCTGCCCACTCTCACGCCAGCCGTGCCCCCTTACGTGACCCTGGGTCTGACGGTGGTCTACAGCGCCTTCTACTCGCTGCTCTTTATCTTCATCTACGTCCAGCTCTGGTTGGTGCTGCGGTATCGACACAAACGCTTCAGCTACCAGACagtgttcctgttcctgtgccTGCTGTGGTCGGCCCTGCGCACGGTGCTCTTCTCCTTCTACTTCAAGAACTTTGTGACGGCCAACACTTTGGGGCCTTTTCCGTTCTGGCTGCTCTACTGCTTCCCTGTGTGCCTGCAGTTCTTCACACTCAGCCTCATGAACCTGTACTTTGCACAG GTTGTGTTCAAGGCCAAGTCTAAATATGCACCGGAGCTCCTGAGGTACag GCTGCCACTGTACCTGGTCTTCCTGTCCATGAGCCTGGTGTTTTTAGCCGTCAACCTGGTGTGTGCCATGCTGGTGAGGACGTCATCTGCAGATGCTCGCACGGTGGTGCTGGTGAGGGTGGCCATCAACGACACCCTCTTTGTCCTGTGCGCTGTGTCGCTCTCACTGTGTCTCTACAAGATTGCCAAGATGTCCCTGGCCAACATTTATCTGGAATCCAAG GGGACGTCAGTGTGCCAGGTAACCGCTATAGGGGCCATAGTCATCCTCCTGTACACATCCAGGGCCTGCTACAATCTGGTCGTCCTGGGACTCTCAAACAAGAGTATCAACTCCTTTGACTACGACTGGTACAACGTTTCCGACCAG gtttgtgttttctttcaggCAGATTTACAGTCCACCCTGGGTGACACCGGCTATGTCGTCTTCGGGGTGGTCTTATTCGTATGGGAGCTGTTCCCCACTTCCCTTGTGGTGTTCTTCTTCAGAGTGCGCCAGCCCGACCTCGACAGG AGTGGCTCTGGGCTTCCCGGCCACGTCTTCTCCTCCAGGGCTTATTTCTTCGACAATCCTCGGCGTTACGACAGCGACGATGACCTAGCATGGAGTGTCATGCCTCAAAACATCCAagccag TTTGGCTGCCGACAGCTACGAGTGGGGGAGCCAGAGCAGCAGCATCAGCGCTTACATCGGAGGGGACGACATTTACCACCTCCCCCTTCCTCCAGAGGAGCTCAGCCACTACTGA
- the gpr137ba gene encoding G protein-coupled receptor 137Ba isoform X3: MEAPVEEREPPPMANSFPLPTLTPAVPPYVTLGLTVVYSAFYSLLFIFIYVQLWLVLRYRHKRFSYQTVFLFLCLLWSALRTVLFSFYFKNFVTANTLGPFPFWLLYCFPVCLQFFTLSLMNLYFAQVVFKAKSKYAPELLRYRLPLYLVFLSMSLVFLAVNLVCAMLVRTSSADARTVVLVRVAINDTLFVLCAVSLSLCLYKIAKMSLANIYLESKGTSVCQVTAIGAIVILLYTSRACYNLVVLGLSNKSINSFDYDWYNVSDQADLQSTLGDTGYVVFGVVLFVWELFPTSLVVFFFRVRQPDLDRSGSGLPGHVFSSRAYFFDNPRRYDSDDDLAWSVMPQNIQASLAADSYEWGSQSSSISAYIGGDDIYHLPLPPEELSHY; encoded by the exons ATGGAGGCCCCGGTGGAGGAGAGAGAACCGCCGCCGATGGCCAACTCTTTCCCTCTGCCCACTCTCACGCCAGCCGTGCCCCCTTACGTGACCCTGGGTCTGACGGTGGTCTACAGCGCCTTCTACTCGCTGCTCTTTATCTTCATCTACGTCCAGCTCTGGTTGGTGCTGCGGTATCGACACAAACGCTTCAGCTACCAGACagtgttcctgttcctgtgccTGCTGTGGTCGGCCCTGCGCACGGTGCTCTTCTCCTTCTACTTCAAGAACTTTGTGACGGCCAACACTTTGGGGCCTTTTCCGTTCTGGCTGCTCTACTGCTTCCCTGTGTGCCTGCAGTTCTTCACACTCAGCCTCATGAACCTGTACTTTGCACAG GTTGTGTTCAAGGCCAAGTCTAAATATGCACCGGAGCTCCTGAGGTACag GCTGCCACTGTACCTGGTCTTCCTGTCCATGAGCCTGGTGTTTTTAGCCGTCAACCTGGTGTGTGCCATGCTGGTGAGGACGTCATCTGCAGATGCTCGCACGGTGGTGCTGGTGAGGGTGGCCATCAACGACACCCTCTTTGTCCTGTGCGCTGTGTCGCTCTCACTGTGTCTCTACAAGATTGCCAAGATGTCCCTGGCCAACATTTATCTGGAATCCAAG GGGACGTCAGTGTGCCAGGTAACCGCTATAGGGGCCATAGTCATCCTCCTGTACACATCCAGGGCCTGCTACAATCTGGTCGTCCTGGGACTCTCAAACAAGAGTATCAACTCCTTTGACTACGACTGGTACAACGTTTCCGACCAG gCAGATTTACAGTCCACCCTGGGTGACACCGGCTATGTCGTCTTCGGGGTGGTCTTATTCGTATGGGAGCTGTTCCCCACTTCCCTTGTGGTGTTCTTCTTCAGAGTGCGCCAGCCCGACCTCGACAGG AGTGGCTCTGGGCTTCCCGGCCACGTCTTCTCCTCCAGGGCTTATTTCTTCGACAATCCTCGGCGTTACGACAGCGACGATGACCTAGCATGGAGTGTCATGCCTCAAAACATCCAagccag TTTGGCTGCCGACAGCTACGAGTGGGGGAGCCAGAGCAGCAGCATCAGCGCTTACATCGGAGGGGACGACATTTACCACCTCCCCCTTCCTCCAGAGGAGCTCAGCCACTACTGA